The Deinococcus wulumuqiensis R12 genome has a window encoding:
- a CDS encoding succinate dehydrogenase iron-sulfur subunit: MTQTQTSVSSSSALPSGAAPLAPADMPMLQLKVKILRFNPETDKKAKWVTYNLEAQAGDRLVDVLNEIKWYHEPSLTFRRSCQHGICGSDAMMINGRNRLACKTLVRDLVKGSGGEITVEPIRGLKVERDLLVDMEPFFDAYKAIMPYFINEEPAPAGERIQSEAQAERMAHSSNCILCACCTTSCPIFWVNGSYLGPAAIVQAHRFIFDSRDQATQQRLNIMNQNTGVWRCRTAYNCTEACPREIPITALIEEVKRAVMYQQA; the protein is encoded by the coding sequence ATGACCCAGACCCAGACTTCCGTTTCTTCTTCCAGCGCCCTGCCGTCCGGCGCGGCCCCGCTCGCCCCGGCGGACATGCCGATGCTGCAACTGAAAGTCAAGATTCTGCGCTTCAACCCCGAGACCGACAAAAAGGCCAAGTGGGTCACGTACAACCTGGAAGCGCAGGCCGGTGACCGCCTGGTGGACGTGCTCAACGAAATCAAGTGGTACCACGAACCCAGCCTGACCTTCCGCCGCTCCTGCCAGCACGGCATCTGCGGGTCGGACGCGATGATGATCAACGGGCGCAACCGCCTGGCCTGCAAGACTCTGGTGCGTGACCTCGTCAAGGGTTCGGGCGGCGAGATCACCGTCGAGCCGATTCGCGGCCTGAAGGTCGAGCGCGACCTGCTGGTGGACATGGAACCCTTTTTCGATGCGTACAAGGCGATCATGCCGTACTTCATCAACGAGGAACCCGCTCCCGCAGGCGAACGTATCCAGAGCGAGGCGCAGGCCGAGCGCATGGCGCACTCCAGCAACTGCATCCTGTGCGCGTGCTGCACCACCTCCTGCCCGATCTTCTGGGTCAACGGCTCGTACCTCGGCCCGGCGGCCATCGTGCAGGCGCACCGCTTCATCTTCGACAGCCGCGACCAGGCCACGCAGCAGCGGCTGAACATCATGAACCAGAACACCGGCGTCTGGCGCTGCCGCACCGCCTACAACTGCACCGAGGCCTGCCCGCGTGAAATCCCCATCACGGCCCTCATCGAGGAAGTCAAGCGTGCGGTGATGTACCAGCAGGCGTAA
- a CDS encoding isochorismatase family protein, translating to MTLTPRALLLLSAQRHHLHDRPDERELARDWLRHIEDARAAGDLIALVQWDGEVGSEGETFSKGWTLYPDFRAEAGDVLVRAQLPDAFAGSDLDAALRGRAVRELTLLGLPGEELDVTAQSARVLGYQVQVVAGGAA from the coding sequence ATGACCCTGACCCCCCGAGCCTTGCTGCTGCTCAGTGCCCAGCGGCATCACCTGCACGACCGACCCGACGAGCGCGAGCTGGCCCGCGACTGGCTGCGGCACATCGAGGACGCCCGCGCCGCAGGGGACCTGATCGCCCTGGTGCAGTGGGACGGCGAAGTCGGCAGCGAGGGCGAAACCTTCAGCAAGGGCTGGACCCTGTACCCCGACTTCCGCGCCGAGGCGGGCGACGTGCTGGTGCGGGCGCAGCTGCCCGACGCCTTCGCCGGGTCCGACCTCGACGCCGCGCTGCGGGGCCGGGCGGTGCGCGAGCTGACGCTGCTGGGGCTGCCGGGTGAAGAACTGGACGTGACGGCGCAGTCGGCCCGCGTCCTCGGCTATCAGGTGCAGGTCGTGGCGGGAGGCGCCGCGTGA
- the sdhC gene encoding succinate dehydrogenase, cytochrome b556 subunit, producing the protein MYKGREGQWAFLLHRLSGLAILAYLMLHVFSIGSVILGEEFYMRIHHTYDLWPFRVGLIFVTAGVVYHALNGLRIIVMDFAGAGVAYQRQMWYGVMALTLLATAYTAWVNIPRILGGY; encoded by the coding sequence ATGTACAAAGGGAGAGAAGGGCAGTGGGCCTTCCTGCTACACCGCCTGTCTGGACTGGCGATTCTGGCTTATCTGATGCTGCATGTGTTCAGCATCGGGTCGGTCATTCTGGGTGAAGAGTTCTACATGCGTATTCACCACACCTACGACCTGTGGCCGTTTCGCGTCGGTCTGATCTTCGTGACGGCCGGGGTGGTCTACCACGCCCTGAACGGCCTGCGCATCATCGTGATGGACTTCGCGGGTGCGGGCGTGGCCTATCAGCGGCAGATGTGGTACGGCGTCATGGCGCTGACCCTGCTCGCCACTGCCTACACCGCCTGGGTCAACATTCCCCGCATTCTGGGAGGCTACTGA
- a CDS encoding WD40 repeat domain-containing protein, which produces MKRTLALTLFALASALAVPAGRSLTLPTPAFSTYIDAQRAVVESPDSGKITLIPRIGTPRIVSTGKGSRFHALHITPQGRVLAAELDFGDCRVRVWDVSAGRPVSTLAGEWTRALGCDDPIGLLFAPAFSPDGKTLYTADRTGLRRWDVASGRPLGAAPGKLRHVAVSADRVVALGEDGLTVWTPDLSRRLAASGNLGKLCLGSPYAGVVVRGPLVAYSCRDEVRVWHSGSDQLTLLPRQSRGADWNDAPVFSPGARFLAADEDTRGVAVWDLRSGKRLAQTSVPAGVQVTDVKFTARRLVVALSDGRVQFYDLTAGLRALPTQQVLTFPGQRTVNVHVTLAVSADGREVLVSAATPAGQVRVLPLP; this is translated from the coding sequence ATGAAACGGACCCTGGCCCTCACCCTGTTCGCTCTGGCTTCTGCGCTCGCCGTTCCTGCCGGGCGCTCGCTGACGCTGCCTACGCCTGCTTTCAGCACTTATATAGACGCGCAGCGGGCGGTGGTGGAGTCGCCAGACAGCGGCAAAATTACCCTGATTCCACGCATCGGCACGCCGCGAATCGTCTCGACTGGGAAGGGCAGCCGGTTTCACGCACTTCACATCACCCCGCAGGGCCGGGTGCTTGCCGCCGAACTGGATTTTGGGGATTGCCGGGTGCGCGTCTGGGACGTGAGTGCGGGGCGGCCCGTGTCCACGCTGGCGGGGGAGTGGACCAGGGCGCTGGGCTGTGACGATCCCATTGGGCTTCTCTTCGCCCCAGCCTTTTCACCCGACGGCAAAACGCTCTACACCGCCGACCGGACTGGCCTGCGCCGCTGGGACGTGGCGAGTGGAAGACCTCTCGGGGCCGCCCCAGGCAAGCTGCGTCACGTCGCCGTGTCTGCTGACCGGGTGGTGGCGCTGGGGGAGGATGGCCTCACCGTCTGGACACCTGACCTGAGCCGTCGCCTCGCCGCGTCGGGAAATCTCGGGAAGCTCTGTCTGGGCAGTCCCTATGCGGGAGTGGTAGTTCGTGGTCCCCTCGTCGCCTACAGTTGCCGCGATGAGGTGCGGGTCTGGCATTCGGGCAGCGACCAGCTCACGTTGCTGCCCCGCCAGAGCCGTGGGGCGGACTGGAACGACGCCCCTGTCTTTTCACCGGGTGCCCGCTTTCTTGCGGCGGACGAGGACACGCGCGGCGTCGCCGTCTGGGACCTGCGCAGCGGCAAACGCCTCGCCCAGACGAGCGTGCCTGCCGGGGTGCAGGTGACGGACGTGAAGTTCACCGCTCGCCGCCTGGTGGTGGCCCTCAGCGATGGGCGGGTGCAGTTCTACGACCTGACGGCGGGCCTGCGGGCGCTCCCGACACAGCAGGTCCTGACATTCCCCGGCCAGCGCACCGTCAATGTGCATGTCACGCTCGCCGTCAGCGCGGACGGGCGCGAAGTGCTTGTTTCCGCGGCTACGCCCGCCGGTCAGGTGCGGGTGCTGCCGCTGCCCTGA
- a CDS encoding TlpA family protein disulfide reductase — MRWPDPADFVHGSPLPPPTGWTRPGLVMTFNLECPGCVSRGIPFLKRLHAEYGEHVHLLAVHTSYGHRQLTREEVEPTLVKFARDFAKLPFPVALDLDGSFAREWQTEGTPHWLAFAPGGELLRSVYGSQENAQTRLEYLLAEWGQSGT, encoded by the coding sequence ATGCGCTGGCCCGACCCCGCCGACTTCGTTCACGGCTCTCCCCTGCCGCCGCCGACCGGGTGGACGCGGCCCGGTCTGGTCATGACCTTCAATCTGGAGTGTCCCGGCTGCGTGTCGCGGGGCATTCCTTTCCTCAAGCGGCTGCACGCCGAGTACGGCGAGCATGTCCACCTGCTGGCCGTTCACACCAGTTACGGACATCGGCAGCTCACGCGGGAGGAGGTGGAACCGACCCTGGTGAAATTCGCGCGGGACTTCGCCAAACTGCCGTTTCCGGTGGCGCTCGACCTGGACGGCTCCTTTGCCCGCGAGTGGCAGACCGAGGGCACCCCGCACTGGCTGGCCTTCGCGCCGGGAGGCGAACTGCTGCGGAGCGTGTACGGCAGCCAGGAGAACGCGCAGACCCGGCTGGAATATCTGCTGGCCGAGTGGGGGCAGTCGGGCACCTGA
- the sdhA gene encoding succinate dehydrogenase flavoprotein subunit: protein MHHRYDVIVVGAGGAGLMAALYAAKQGVSVACISKLYPTRSHTGAAQGGIGAALGNVQEDHWEWHMFDTIKGGDYLTDQDAAEVFSKDIIEVVYELEHMGLPFSRTPEGKIAQRKFGGHTRDFGKAAVERSCYAKDRTGHMILQTLYQQNVKAGTLFFNEFHVTDLIIEQGRCRGVVAYDLATGELHTFHAKAVILAAGGYGRVFKITSNALTLTGDLMSIYYRKGLPLEDMEFYQFHPTGLAKLGILVTEGIRGEGGILRNASGERFMERYAPTIKDLAPRDIVARSMTTEIREGRGVGKDKDAIHIDLTHLPREVIEGKLAEITDLARTYLGQDPVKDLVMVQPTAHYAMGGIPTDLNGLCLSDGQGGSVEGLYAAGEQACVSLHGANRLGTNSLGDLVVFGRRAGMFAAQYAKQVEYAEMPENPEAESRRTFDELRQASGKDNAAAIRKELQETMMRNVGIFRNGPDMAAQVEIIKELKTRYKNVSVSDTNARYNSELVEALELGFMLDCAEAMASSAVNRTESRGAHDREDFHQRDDQNWLKHTMAYKDLNNPGNVIIGYKDVALKGFTRSFEPKARVY from the coding sequence ATGCATCACCGTTATGACGTGATCGTCGTCGGGGCGGGCGGCGCGGGCCTGATGGCGGCGCTGTACGCTGCCAAACAGGGCGTGTCGGTCGCCTGTATCTCCAAGCTCTATCCCACCCGCTCGCACACCGGCGCGGCCCAGGGCGGCATCGGCGCTGCGCTCGGCAACGTGCAGGAAGACCACTGGGAATGGCACATGTTCGACACCATCAAGGGGGGCGACTACCTGACCGACCAGGACGCCGCCGAGGTGTTCAGTAAGGACATCATCGAAGTGGTGTACGAACTGGAGCACATGGGCCTGCCCTTTTCCCGCACGCCCGAAGGCAAGATCGCCCAGCGCAAGTTCGGCGGCCACACCCGCGACTTCGGCAAGGCCGCCGTGGAGCGCTCCTGCTACGCCAAGGACCGCACCGGCCACATGATTCTCCAGACGCTCTACCAGCAGAACGTCAAGGCCGGCACACTGTTTTTCAACGAGTTCCACGTCACCGACCTGATTATCGAGCAGGGGCGCTGCCGTGGCGTGGTGGCCTACGACCTCGCCACCGGTGAGCTGCACACCTTCCACGCCAAGGCCGTGATTCTGGCGGCGGGCGGCTACGGGCGCGTGTTCAAGATCACCTCCAACGCGCTGACCCTGACCGGCGACCTGATGAGCATCTACTACCGCAAGGGCCTGCCGCTCGAAGACATGGAGTTCTACCAGTTCCACCCCACCGGCCTCGCCAAACTGGGCATTCTGGTGACCGAAGGCATTCGCGGCGAGGGCGGCATTCTGCGCAACGCCAGCGGCGAGCGCTTCATGGAACGCTACGCGCCGACCATCAAGGACCTCGCGCCACGTGACATCGTGGCCAGAAGCATGACCACCGAAATCCGCGAGGGGCGCGGCGTGGGCAAGGACAAGGACGCCATCCACATCGACCTGACCCACCTGCCGCGCGAAGTGATCGAAGGCAAGCTGGCCGAAATCACCGACCTCGCCCGCACCTACCTGGGCCAGGACCCGGTCAAGGACCTCGTGATGGTGCAGCCCACCGCCCACTACGCGATGGGCGGGATTCCCACCGACCTCAACGGCCTGTGCCTGAGCGACGGTCAGGGCGGCTCGGTGGAAGGGCTGTACGCGGCGGGCGAGCAGGCCTGCGTCAGCCTGCACGGCGCCAACCGCCTGGGCACCAACTCGCTGGGCGACCTCGTGGTGTTCGGTCGCCGCGCCGGGATGTTCGCCGCGCAGTACGCCAAGCAGGTCGAGTACGCCGAGATGCCCGAAAACCCCGAGGCCGAAAGCCGCCGCACCTTCGACGAGCTGCGTCAGGCCAGCGGCAAGGACAACGCCGCCGCCATCCGCAAGGAGTTGCAGGAAACGATGATGCGCAACGTGGGCATCTTCCGCAACGGTCCCGACATGGCGGCGCAGGTCGAAATCATCAAGGAACTCAAGACCCGCTACAAGAACGTGAGCGTGTCCGACACCAACGCCCGCTACAACTCCGAACTCGTCGAGGCGCTGGAACTCGGTTTCATGCTCGACTGCGCCGAGGCGATGGCGAGCAGCGCCGTGAACCGCACCGAGTCGCGCGGCGCCCACGACCGCGAGGACTTCCACCAGCGCGACGATCAAAACTGGCTCAAGCACACGATGGCCTACAAGGACCTGAACAACCCGGGCAACGTCATCATCGGCTACAAGGACGTGGCCCTGAAGGGCTTTACCCGCTCCTTCGAGCCTAAAGCCCGCGTCTATTGA
- a CDS encoding M42 family metallopeptidase, which translates to MDYTLDVLLRLLATPSPTGFTGAAVALVEAELHKLGVQARHTRKGALTWEIAGTGAGHVTYSGHVDTLGAMVKAVKPNGRLLLWPLGGYDWATVEGEDVLVHLQSGEMLSGTVVNVRQSTHVHGAALRDLRREAAVMEVRLDAVTGSAAETRALGVGTGDFVSFDARPRLTPAGYVKARHLDNKAAVAVFLAVTRELLHSPPVKTVAFHVTTYEEVGHGAATGIPPHTDELIAVDMAAVGDGQTSSEHHVTLCVADGGGPYDHALGNRLRAAAARAGVELRVDIYPFYSSDGTAAWRAGGDYPVALIGPGVDASHAYERTHTDALQATAALMLAYVGA; encoded by the coding sequence ATGGACTACACGCTGGACGTGCTGCTGCGGCTGCTCGCCACGCCGAGTCCCACCGGGTTCACGGGGGCGGCGGTGGCCCTGGTCGAGGCCGAGCTGCACAAACTGGGCGTGCAGGCCCGGCACACCCGCAAGGGCGCCCTGACCTGGGAAATCGCCGGAACGGGGGCGGGCCACGTCACCTACAGCGGGCACGTGGACACCCTGGGCGCGATGGTCAAGGCGGTCAAACCCAACGGGCGCCTGCTGCTGTGGCCCCTGGGCGGCTACGACTGGGCGACGGTGGAAGGCGAGGACGTGCTGGTCCACCTCCAGAGCGGCGAAATGCTGAGCGGCACGGTGGTCAACGTGCGGCAGTCCACCCACGTTCACGGGGCGGCCCTGCGTGACCTGCGCCGTGAAGCCGCCGTGATGGAGGTGCGTCTGGACGCCGTGACCGGCAGCGCCGCCGAAACGCGGGCGCTGGGGGTGGGCACAGGCGACTTCGTCAGCTTCGACGCCCGGCCCCGCCTGACCCCGGCGGGCTACGTCAAGGCGCGGCACCTGGACAACAAGGCGGCAGTGGCGGTGTTTCTGGCCGTGACCCGCGAGCTGCTGCACTCGCCCCCGGTCAAGACGGTGGCCTTTCACGTCACCACCTATGAGGAGGTCGGGCACGGCGCGGCCACCGGCATTCCCCCGCACACCGACGAGCTGATTGCGGTGGATATGGCGGCAGTGGGCGACGGGCAGACGAGCAGCGAGCACCACGTCACCCTCTGCGTGGCGGACGGCGGCGGACCCTACGACCACGCGCTCGGCAACCGCCTGCGGGCAGCGGCGGCGCGGGCCGGGGTGGAGTTGCGGGTGGACATCTACCCCTTTTACTCCAGCGACGGCACGGCGGCCTGGCGGGCGGGCGGCGACTACCCGGTGGCCCTCATCGGCCCCGGCGTGGACGCCAGCCACGCCTACGAGCGCACCCACACCGACGCCCTGCAAGCCACCGCCGCCCTGATGCTGGCCTACGTGGGCGCCTGA
- a CDS encoding phosphatase PAP2 family protein, translating into MDSLWLAVTNLGRDEVFLVVLALYTLLVSPRGGRDLGVAFALSYLVNTALKYGLNLPRPFTADPTLASEAARATAGGPGLPSGHSQMSATLWLGIAAQLRRPAFTAFAAVLVALVIASRLVLHVHFPSDVLVGLGLGLGFAWLGAHGTFANWNAARWGLPALLLGLTALLPIETPREYSAGLGLLAGYWAARPDFTPPRDWAGRLSVAALGLALIFAVYLGLGAVLGGLGHSPLLRALRYAGVVLIALHGVPLLLRRWLPVRLDAQRQTEQRATGQQAEG; encoded by the coding sequence ATGGATTCCCTGTGGCTGGCGGTCACCAACCTGGGCCGCGACGAAGTGTTTCTCGTCGTGCTGGCGCTGTACACCCTGCTCGTGAGTCCGCGCGGCGGGCGCGACCTCGGGGTGGCCTTCGCGCTGAGCTACCTGGTGAACACGGCGCTCAAGTACGGCCTGAACCTGCCCCGGCCCTTTACCGCCGACCCCACGCTGGCCTCCGAAGCGGCGCGGGCGACGGCGGGCGGTCCCGGCCTGCCCAGCGGCCACAGCCAGATGAGCGCGACTCTGTGGCTGGGCATCGCGGCGCAACTGCGGCGCCCGGCCTTCACCGCCTTCGCAGCCGTGCTGGTCGCGCTGGTCATCGCCTCGCGCCTCGTCCTGCACGTTCACTTTCCGTCCGACGTGCTGGTGGGGTTGGGGCTGGGGCTGGGGTTTGCGTGGCTGGGGGCGCACGGCACCTTCGCCAACTGGAACGCCGCCCGCTGGGGCCTTCCGGCGCTGCTGCTGGGCTTGACCGCCCTGCTGCCCATAGAGACGCCCCGCGAATACAGCGCCGGGCTGGGCCTGCTCGCCGGGTACTGGGCCGCTCGGCCCGACTTCACCCCGCCGCGTGACTGGGCCGGGCGGCTGAGCGTGGCCGCGCTGGGCCTTGCCCTGATTTTTGCCGTCTACCTGGGCCTGGGCGCGGTCCTCGGCGGGCTGGGGCACTCGCCACTCTTGCGGGCGCTGCGGTACGCAGGGGTCGTGCTCATCGCGCTGCACGGGGTACCGCTGCTGCTGCGGCGCTGGCTTCCGGTGCGGCTGGACGCGCAGAGGCAAACGGAGCAACGGGCAACGGGGCAACAGGCCGAAGGTTGA
- a CDS encoding NAD(P)/FAD-dependent oxidoreductase yields the protein MKTLILGAGYAGLATATSLKPIPGLESLLIEQNAYHTFETRLHEAAAHNTPVTLPLLPLLRGTGVHLEQARVDYVDLDEREVGLKDGRVLMYDTLVVGLGSVTNFYRIPGLAENATELKQLSDADDIFNFVNRTFDNGYQGNRDIVVGGAGLTGVELVTELAQRAELLSKERGLPPFNIYLVEAGPKILPILDEALRAKAQQTLEEYGIKIMVGHRIMQATADSVTVQTQGGEQKVIKAGKIIWTGGIQARDIVRGQKIEKGPGGRIAVDEFLRAKGYSDVFIIGDMGLALNQEGKPVPTTAQHAGQQGRTTAKNIMNIVQNRPLVPYEPTTLGEFVSLGGLMAVGWMKLPWNQKLAITGGIAHVMKRASEWKWRSSVD from the coding sequence ATGAAAACCCTGATCCTCGGTGCGGGCTACGCTGGCCTCGCCACAGCCACTTCCCTCAAGCCGATCCCCGGCCTCGAAAGCCTGCTGATCGAGCAAAACGCTTACCACACCTTCGAGACCCGGCTGCACGAGGCCGCCGCCCACAACACCCCCGTGACGCTGCCGCTGCTGCCGCTGCTGCGCGGCACCGGCGTGCACCTGGAGCAGGCCCGCGTGGATTACGTGGACCTCGACGAGCGCGAGGTGGGCCTGAAGGACGGGCGCGTGCTGATGTACGACACCCTGGTGGTGGGCCTGGGCAGCGTGACCAACTTCTACCGCATTCCCGGTCTGGCCGAGAACGCCACCGAACTCAAGCAGCTCAGCGACGCCGACGACATCTTCAACTTCGTCAACCGCACCTTCGACAACGGCTACCAGGGCAACCGCGACATCGTGGTCGGCGGCGCGGGTCTGACCGGCGTGGAACTGGTGACCGAACTCGCGCAGCGCGCCGAACTGCTGAGCAAGGAGCGCGGCCTGCCCCCCTTCAACATCTACCTCGTCGAAGCCGGTCCCAAGATTCTGCCCATTCTGGACGAAGCGCTGCGGGCCAAGGCGCAGCAGACGCTGGAAGAGTACGGCATCAAGATCATGGTCGGCCACCGCATCATGCAGGCGACCGCCGACAGCGTGACCGTGCAGACGCAGGGCGGCGAGCAGAAGGTCATCAAGGCGGGCAAGATCATCTGGACCGGCGGCATTCAGGCCCGTGACATCGTGCGCGGTCAGAAGATCGAAAAAGGCCCCGGCGGGCGCATCGCCGTGGACGAGTTCCTGCGGGCCAAGGGCTACTCCGACGTGTTCATCATCGGGGACATGGGGCTGGCGCTCAACCAGGAAGGCAAGCCGGTGCCCACCACCGCGCAGCACGCCGGACAACAGGGCCGCACCACCGCCAAGAACATCATGAACATCGTGCAGAACAGGCCCCTGGTGCCCTACGAGCCGACCACCCTGGGCGAATTCGTGTCGCTCGGCGGCCTGATGGCGGTGGGCTGGATGAAGCTGCCCTGGAACCAGAAGCTCGCCATCACCGGCGGCATCGCCCACGTCATGAAGCGGGCGTCCGAGTGGAAGTGGCGCTCCAGCGTCGACTGA
- a CDS encoding DMT family transporter, translating to MTPLALLLIVGAVALDLAANALLKVSDGFRRPLPGLAALGLVLLAFALLGLAVREVPVAVAYAAWGGLGIVTAALLSRRLDGTRLTGTAWAGIGLIVLSVGVLSRGH from the coding sequence ATGACCCCCCTCGCCCTGCTGCTGATTGTGGGGGCGGTGGCGCTGGACCTCGCCGCCAACGCGCTGCTCAAGGTCTCGGACGGGTTTCGCAGGCCGCTGCCGGGGCTGGCCGCGCTGGGGCTGGTGCTGCTCGCCTTTGCCCTGCTGGGACTGGCGGTGCGCGAGGTGCCGGTGGCGGTGGCCTACGCCGCCTGGGGGGGCCTGGGCATCGTGACGGCGGCGCTGCTCTCGCGTCGGCTGGACGGCACCCGGCTGACGGGAACGGCCTGGGCCGGCATCGGCCTGATTGTCCTCAGCGTGGGCGTGCTGAGCCGGGGCCACTGA
- a CDS encoding succinate dehydrogenase hydrophobic membrane anchor subunit, protein MIKARTFTDARAQAHTNAELNWWIFMRISGLILVFLVLGHIYMTFIQVSEADATYVAVVNKLSNPAWKFYDWLILSLALLHGANGARYSIEDYVRSRPDRAWIKGIFYTVIALLFAFGTVGLISI, encoded by the coding sequence ATGATCAAGGCGCGGACCTTTACCGACGCCCGGGCGCAGGCCCACACCAACGCCGAGCTGAACTGGTGGATTTTCATGCGCATCAGCGGCCTGATTCTGGTCTTCCTGGTGCTGGGGCACATCTACATGACCTTCATTCAGGTCAGCGAGGCCGACGCGACCTATGTCGCCGTGGTCAACAAGCTCAGCAACCCGGCCTGGAAGTTCTACGACTGGCTGATTCTGAGCCTCGCGCTGCTGCACGGGGCCAACGGAGCGCGCTACTCCATCGAGGACTACGTGCGCTCGCGGCCCGACCGCGCCTGGATCAAGGGCATCTTTTACACCGTGATCGCGCTGCTCTTCGCCTTCGGCACCGTGGGCCTGATTTCCATCTGA
- a CDS encoding DMT family transporter, with protein MRAWTALFAAIALEVTGTLSLKLFAFDQGQLPLTFLLLAGSYWLLAQAFRQIPVAVAFAVWEATGLLLITLLGAALLGEHLQPLQLLALGGLLLGAALLHRGTREADA; from the coding sequence ATGCGTGCGTGGACCGCGCTGTTTGCGGCCATCGCTCTGGAAGTGACAGGCACCCTGTCTCTCAAACTTTTCGCATTCGATCAGGGGCAACTCCCGCTGACCTTTTTGCTGCTGGCCGGGTCGTACTGGCTGCTCGCGCAGGCGTTCCGGCAGATTCCGGTGGCGGTGGCGTTCGCCGTGTGGGAGGCCACCGGCCTGCTGCTCATCACGCTGCTGGGCGCCGCGTTGCTGGGCGAGCACCTTCAGCCGCTGCAACTGCTCGCGCTGGGCGGGCTGCTGCTGGGCGCCGCGCTGCTGCACCGGGGCACGCGGGAGGCGGACGCATGA
- a CDS encoding ABC transporter ATP-binding protein, producing the protein MTAPAPTLTHPHASPVALSLRGITKRFPLVLANDNISMDVKWGSVHALCGENGAGKSTLMKIVYGAQPPTSGEIVVDGQPVTFSSPADAIAQGIGMVFQHFQLVDTLTVTENVILGAEPTQGTSINYGAARARVAQLIKQFNFDLNPDALVGELPVGLQQKVEILKTLYRGARILILDEPTAVLTPSETEELFEFLKGQYAASGNAVIFISHKLHEVLHISDTISVIRDGRMIGSIPAAGATTETLAKMMVGRDVTLRVNKQPAQPGEVALDVQNVTVRGGSDTGRGGGHGGHAEAVRGVSFQVRAGEIVGIAGVEGNGQSELVEAITGLLPYQGRITYLGREARGVREVEASGLSHVPEDRNERGLVLEMSTAENFILGEQDRAPFAGPLGLLNLDVIEQNARDLSEKYDVRPRSTTLPAGRYSGGNAQKIIVAREMRKGPKILVASQPTRGVDIGAIEFIHARIVEARDQGLAVLLVSADLGEVMNLADRILVMYEGQIAGEVSAAEATETGLGLLMTGSGGRQV; encoded by the coding sequence ATGACCGCCCCCGCGCCCACGCTCACGCACCCTCACGCCTCGCCCGTCGCCCTGTCGCTGCGCGGCATCACCAAGCGTTTTCCACTCGTGCTTGCCAACGACAACATTTCCATGGACGTGAAATGGGGCAGCGTCCACGCCCTGTGCGGTGAAAACGGCGCGGGCAAAAGCACGCTGATGAAAATCGTCTACGGCGCCCAGCCCCCCACCAGCGGTGAAATCGTGGTGGACGGCCAGCCCGTGACCTTTTCCAGCCCCGCCGACGCCATCGCGCAGGGCATCGGCATGGTGTTTCAGCACTTTCAACTGGTGGACACGCTGACCGTGACCGAAAACGTGATTCTGGGGGCCGAGCCGACCCAGGGCACCTCCATCAACTACGGCGCGGCGCGGGCGCGGGTGGCGCAGCTCATCAAGCAGTTCAACTTCGACCTCAACCCCGACGCGCTCGTGGGCGAGCTGCCGGTGGGCCTCCAGCAGAAAGTCGAGATTCTCAAGACGCTCTACCGGGGCGCACGCATCCTGATTCTGGACGAACCCACCGCCGTGCTGACCCCCAGCGAAACGGAAGAACTGTTCGAGTTTCTCAAGGGCCAGTACGCCGCGAGCGGCAACGCCGTGATTTTCATCTCGCACAAGTTGCACGAGGTGCTGCACATCTCCGACACCATCTCGGTCATCCGTGACGGCAGGATGATCGGCTCTATCCCGGCGGCGGGCGCGACCACCGAAACGCTGGCGAAGATGATGGTGGGCCGCGACGTGACCCTGAGGGTGAACAAGCAGCCCGCGCAGCCCGGCGAAGTCGCGCTGGACGTGCAGAACGTGACGGTGCGCGGCGGCAGTGACACGGGAAGGGGAGGCGGGCACGGCGGCCACGCCGAAGCGGTGCGCGGCGTGAGCTTTCAGGTGCGGGCCGGGGAGATCGTGGGCATCGCAGGCGTGGAAGGCAACGGCCAGAGCGAACTCGTGGAGGCCATCACGGGTCTGCTGCCGTATCAGGGCCGCATCACTTACCTGGGGCGCGAGGCGCGGGGCGTGCGCGAGGTCGAAGCCTCGGGCCTCTCACACGTGCCCGAGGACCGCAACGAGCGCGGGCTGGTGCTGGAAATGTCCACCGCCGAGAACTTCATCCTGGGCGAGCAGGACCGCGCCCCCTTCGCCGGGCCGCTGGGCCTGCTCAACCTCGATGTCATCGAGCAAAATGCCCGCGACCTCTCCGAGAAGTACGACGTGCGCCCCCGCTCGACCACCCTCCCCGCCGGGCGCTATTCGGGCGGCAACGCGCAGAAAATCATCGTGGCCCGCGAAATGCGCAAAGGCCCCAAGATTCTGGTCGCCAGCCAGCCCACGCGCGGGGTGGACATCGGTGCCATCGAGTTTATTCACGCCCGCATCGTGGAAGCGCGGGACCAGGGTCTCGCCGTGCTGCTCGTCTCCGCCGACCTGGGCGAAGTCATGAACCTCGCAGACCGGATCCTGGTGATGTACGAGGGCCAGATTGCGGGCGAAGTCAGCGCCGCCGAAGCCACCGAAACGGGACTGGGGCTGCTGATGACGGGGTCGGGGGGAAGGCAGGTCTAA